TTCAAATCCCTCTGCCCCGACCATTTTCCCGGGGTCGGCCCCATTTCCCGGAGTTGTGCGGCCAACTGCCCGACGCTGGCCGCGCCTTTCGCAGTTGGCATCGTCGTAAATAGAATCCCGTGAGACCTGCCTGGTTCCCCTGCTGCCTGTCTCTTCTCGCCCTCTCGGCGCCGCCGGCGACCCTTGCCGTTGGAACGGGGATCCGTGAGCCGGCAGGAGAGTCCCGCCTCGTCCATATCGGTCAACGGGTCGGAGGCTGGGGCCGCATGGAGACTCTCTTTCTCCACGACAATCACGTGGTTGCCCGGTTCCAGGGCCTGCAGCGTGTCATGGGAGACGTCAGGAAGCATCCCGGCAACCCGATCCTGGTGGCCGATCGGCCCTGGGAGGCCGGTTCCGTCGGGTACGCTTGCGTGATTTACGACGGCGAGGACAAGCTGTACAAGATGTGGTACGAGTCCCGCCTCAACCCGGGGCAGCTCAGAGGCCCCAACCTGGAGCAGGGGCGCTGCCTCTATGCCACCTCCAGCGACGGACTGGTCTGGGAGAAGCCGATCCTCGGCATCGTCGAAACCAACGGTTCCCGGGAGAACAACATCGTCTTCGCGGGGCCGGATGGGGCCCGCAACAAGGTCTACTGGGTGGTCAAGGATCGAGCCGAGCCGGATCCGGCCAGACGCTACAAGATGATGTTTCATCTCTGGGATTTCCGGGGCCGCGGGGTGGGCATCGCCTTCTCGGCGGACGGCCTGCACTGGAAGACCGACGCCCGGGTGAATCTCCACGGGGGATTCGACACCCACAACATCTTTTTCTGGGATGACCGGGTGGGACAATACGTGGGCTACTTCAGAACCCGTATGCTGGGACGGC
Above is a window of Acidobacteriota bacterium DNA encoding:
- a CDS encoding exo-alpha-sialidase, producing MRPAWFPCCLSLLALSAPPATLAVGTGIREPAGESRLVHIGQRVGGWGRMETLFLHDNHVVARFQGLQRVMGDVRKHPGNPILVADRPWEAGSVGYACVIYDGEDKLYKMWYESRLNPGQLRGPNLEQGRCLYATSSDGLVWEKPILGIVETNGSRENNIVFAGPDGARNKVYWVVKDRAEPDPARRYKMMFHLWDFRGRGVGIAFSADGLHWKTDARVNLHGGFDTHNIFFWDDRVGQYVGYFRTRMLGRRFIARATSPDAFHWSNPVSVHGPDEADPHDFDLYTPGVFKYSRAADTYVLYTAAFDRDTDRLFGQLAVSRDGIDWQRFRVPFLPLGSDGKWDAGSIYPVPSQVSVGEETAIYYRGDHVGHGTGGRPGIGVAFLDRGGFVAWEAGTRGTLTTHALAVGGSRETLYVNGDASGGSIRAELLDTDGEVIPGFSRQESLPISGRGPRLLVRWKGKPDLVDAVLRPFRLKLYLERARVYGIGCTRH